A stretch of the Solanum dulcamara chromosome 6, daSolDulc1.2, whole genome shotgun sequence genome encodes the following:
- the LOC129891689 gene encoding uncharacterized protein LOC129891689, producing the protein MRLSFIRPISCCSVSSPATSVKPQIPLFLRPSAFKTTISDLKKWHLWAKSLTSSVGSTFLELDNGPDSELLFRELNWLVEDVIETPKSFLQQPHKNYNENSSVSIRASLEQLYMLWKQRVEERRPFQYVVGCEHWRDLVLSVQEGVLIPRPETELIVDLVDDAIKENEELREGLWADLGTGSGALAIGIARILGGYGRVAATDLSPVAAAVASYNVQRYDLEEKVHVKQGSWFEPLRDDEGEFVGLVSNPPYIPSKDIGGLQAEVGRHEPRLALDGGASGMNDLIHLCNGAVSMLKPGGFFAFETNGDEQSEFLVHYIDTKKKGTFSKVKMVSDFAGIQRFITGFRRR; encoded by the exons ATGAGGTTGAGCTTCATTCGACCCATTTCATGTTGCTCTGTTTCATCTCCAGCAACCTCAGTGAAACCTCAAATACCGCTATTTTTAAGGCCATCGGCCTTCAAAACAACCATATCAGACCTCAAAAAATGGCACCTTTGGGCTAAATCCCTAACTTCTTCTGTGGGTTCCACTTTCTTGGAACTGGACAATGGTCCAGACTCAGAATTGTTGTTCAGGGAGCTAAATTGGCTTGTTGAAGATGTAATTGAAACACCCAAGTCGTTCTTGCAACAACCCCACAAAAATTACAATGAAAATAGCTCAGTTTCAATTCGGGCGTCTTTGGAACAACTGTATATGTTGTGGAAACAAAGGGTAGAAGAAAGAAGGCCTTTTCAGTATGTGGTTGGTTGTGAGCATTGGAGGGATTTGGTTTTGAGTGTTCAAGAAGGGGTTTTGATTCCAAGGCCTGAGACTGAGCTGATTGTGGACCTTGTGGATGATGCTATTAAGGAGAATGAGGAGTTGAGGGAAGGATTGTGGGCTGATTTGGGGACTGGGAGTGGTGCACTTGCTATTGGGATTGCAAGGATTTTGGGTGGTTATGGTAGAGTTGCTGCTACTGATTTAAGTCCTGTTGCTGCTGCAGTTGCATCTTATAATGTGCAGAGGTATGATTTGGAG GAAAAAGTCCATGTAAAGCAAGGATCTTGGTTTGAGCCTTTGAGAGATGATGAAGGAGAATTTGTGGGACTGGTCAGTAATCCACCATATATTCCAAGCAAAGATATTGGTGGACTACAAGCTGAAGTTGGTAGACATGAACCTAGGCTAGCGTTAGACGGTGGAGCAAGTGGTATGAATGACCTTATCCATCTCTGCAATGGGGCTGTTTCAATGTTGAAACCTGGCGGTTTCTTTGCATTTGAG ACAAATGGTGATGAACAGAGCGAATTCCTAGTCCACTACATTGATACTAAGAAGAAAGGTACCTTCTCTAAAGTGAAGATGGTATCAGATTTTGCCGGCATCCAGAGATTTATAACAGGATTTAGAAGAAGATGA